The genomic interval aataatcagaaaaaaaaatctaatcaaaAAGATTAGGCCGTATGAATGTGTTCTATTGCCTTCCCACttgaaaaaatgaaaagacTACTATTACTGTATGTAAtcaatagtataaaaataccagaaaataaaagtaaaataagaacTTAATGACCCTGATTCcagcagatacctcctaattttactttaagttatacccgtcattttcttatccgccgaaaaggaaagggacggatgattgacagttctTAATCTTAGGAagaaacgaatgaataacccaggcgaatcaaaaaggtatctcgctggtatgcaaaccgtttgacgtgtgctgtcaacttgattctattgggttattagccaatgcaaaaatGTATGCATTTataatgcttgtcgattacccggtcctttccttttcggcgggtaagaaaatgacagataagtataacaaaataaaattagatggtgtctacaggaattagcaccaatgtgtgtaagtaataatatagaccaaatgttaaatgctgaccaactgcaaactataccatttttattgcaagTACCTAAATGAATTCATTTACATGATTATGTAAGCAATTTAATCTTAAAAACCAGATTGTTTACAGTTAAACAGTTCCACGTCGAAATTAAAAGCATTTTCGCtttcaaaaaatctgaaaaatataACCTAATTGTTTTTAAAAGAGGCAGTATGTCTGCTTTCCATTGTCATCCTTTATGAGAAAATTATAAATGTTACCTTTCgttcgtaaaaaaatatataaacaaccTAATCTAATTAGTTCTAAACACCTATTAGAACAAACTTTAATAGCGATTATCTCAATAACTGAAAGtttcatcacaaaaaaaataggtaagtaatactTACCTGATTTTGAACCGTGAAAAGATTCTCCGTCGATCTGCATATTTCATTTTCGAAAATCCGTTGGCAGGATATAAAACTTTTACCATTCTGAATGGTACTGATGcactttttaatatattttacacaAGATAAACAAGAACTCAGATTagacacaaacacacaacacgCAGATTAGGTTCAACaaatttttatcacgttttaaAAGTGCTTGCATAAATACGCGCGCGACGGCAGCAAGTCGACTgaacttttgtttcttttttattggacTGGAAgtagtttttggcgggaacCATAGATGTTTTAGGCCGAGATTCTAATTTATTAGGTACCAATTaattctaattataataattatcttagGATAATAAAATAGGATAAAAATAGGAtaggataaaataaaataaaatataatttggacTTAAGTATTTCAGGACATTTCCCACAAAACTTGAATGAGtgtcatggaacacatcaaggttTTCAGCGTGACCATTGGCAAAATTGTAGAAGTAACACACATGCTTACATAGCGTTTaaacacataactctcctttttgcttcgccgcagtcgggtaaaaatgaaGTTTCGAGTATGTTGAATCAATACTTATCTTTAGACTGATAGATACCTATACAAGGGAAATAACGGTGACGTAACACGATAAAACAAAAGTGATTGAGGGTCTGTTCATAAGAGGGATATTACAtctaaagataggctacataagccatcttcgggcgcatcagcgtcgtgccgactagggttggtattaataaactaaactcagctgagactgccctcaagatcatgctcaagtccctgtttttatataagaactgtcacattgacatgatgttgagggcagtctcgaagctgagtcgaagtggtcgccatggccgaaatcggtcggagatcatcatcatcatcatcatcatcatcattacatctatccaacattcgtcaatcatgactttttattcaaacaaaaatcggccttatttttttttattaatatgggtttgctcttgactgcgtcttccacgaggagaagagagATCGGCGCCGAGGCAAGGGTCTTCGCGTCCACCAACACCGTCGTGTGCGCAGCGCGCCGATGGCTCGCGAGCCCCATCCACGCCGAGTGGCGGCGCTTGCATTGTGTAGGGGGCCGGTGATGGCGTGTATATGCGGTGCGTGTGTgactgtgtttgtgtgtatgtgatcaatgtattaaattaaattaaaaattaatcgtattactatatttaatttaattcattataatttaattgattGTTATCGTAATTGATATGGACACTGTCtggaataaagaatttttattttttttatttttattaatatttacataaacagaCATAGGttccactgccgggcacaggcctcccctcaatcagtgctcggcagtgggacgtatgtctgattatgtatgtttatgtttattgctgtttagcaataaggccgcctattgtgcttatgttttattcgtatgtttatgtcctttatatatgttcttgtgcaataaagtattattgattgattgattgatgtaatttgattttttcaaaactttatgtataaaagcttattataagattaatgattacctaaatgttaaatatgtctactattaaatgtgttcctctagttattaaataacttgtaatatatacctacattgatttaaaagatgtgttgctgtttcttgtcattttttctCCTCATAACACCTtgggaaatgacgtaaattccaaaatgttacattgaccttaaaCAAATTTATTCAagtatattgaataaataattctgatttctgatttagtAGTTCCACgagccatggcaggggcctttggcggctcaatagtaaccctgacaccagggttgataaggtcggtcattcACCCCACAAATTCACTTTTGAGTGTTTGAGCACGTATACTGGCTCCTTATGAATTTAGAACCtcattcgattcccggtggggacaaatcacaaaaatcactttgtgatccctaatttggttaggacattacaggctgatcacgtgattgtccaaaaagtaaaaaagatccgtgcttcggtaggcacgttaagccattggtcccggttacttctcactgatgtaagtacgtagtcgttacatgagtcaggggcctttggcggctcaataataaccctgacaccagggttgccaTCAACCcttggtaatcacctcacaacccatacgatagaagaagagtgtgTGTAAGCCTTTAGcgatagatacctacctactagatAAAAACAcagaaagataataatattatcaagaAAACAAATGATTCAGTGTTCAATAGGTATactcgtcaaaaaagttatagaACTGTTTTGTATAGTTAGTTATTTGcagcaaaatatttttcaaaaaaaaaaatcaaaaaatatttatttaaattcaaaaatatcatcatTCAGTGCGTAACATAGATACTCTTTGTAACGTCatcttttaaataacgaacgtctcatccgccttaaacttctgcagcttcacaacctgtatagccggggaaaagaagctgtaagaaaaacgtTGAATACTTCAGAACCTGGATACCTGCGTTTTCTACCTTTTGatgcttcatcatcaccagcccattaacgtccccactgttggggcacgggccttccctatggatggatagggagatcgagccttaaaccaccacgcgggcccagtgcgtattgatggttattaacgactgctaatgcagccgggaccaacggcttaacgtgccttccgaagcacggaggagttcgagatgaaaactttttttttttgtggtcacccatcctatgaccggcctttgcgaaagttgcttaacttcaacaatcgcagaccgagcgcgttgaccgctgcgccaccgagctcctcactttaATGCTTACTTATTGTTAATTCAAGTTAAAGAACACAAAACGATCTAATTTGTTCCGTGATAGTGACTATAATTCTATGAAAAAGTGAAAGTGGTGACGCGCATGCGGTGTTTAAGAATcagtgataaaaaaaaagtctgTAATAGTGACTTTAGTTCTATGAAAAactgaaagtgttttttttgacgtgatttattgttgatttgccgcagatggcattaactacttgaccggacaaaactGCAAGTGGCGACTGCGCGTGCGATGCTTAAGAATCAGTGATAAAAAAAGACACTAAAGTgaataataggtactttaaaaaaacaaatgtttattaaacaaacacaaaacttaaaaaaaacacacaaatattacaatagaactaaataatatttacaaattacatacactacaaaaagtaaaaaaataactgtatCCCTAttagggtaatcagaggtacatccaccgcaagatgaactaagtagcaacacttcaccgagctttctgttagaccaacgtgataggtgagccgtatcgccgtctataacgatTGAGCcgacagtgttagtgaaaaaaccgaaaagtaaaataataggtaaCTCTTTTAAGAGGCCTCCTCGGATAGTacttaattattacattaaaaaaaatgaaaaaaaaccAGTGGCTGCAAATATTGAAATCTATAGACGACGAAGAAGTTGATGTCAATAATATTATCAGCAAACTTAAATTGGATCTTCTACGCACAAATTCTGATATACACAAGGAATGGGAAAATGAGGAATTTAATATTGATTATTGGTTCGATGTGCAACATACCTACGAGACTGATCGTACTACAATATTCAATATGGCTGCCAAAtggaactttaaaaaaatcttcaatGCCTTTCTTGCGTTAGACGCCGATTTGAACAAGACAGATGCATTTGGTTGCTCGCCTTTGATCGTAgctattaaaaaagaaaacggtgAAATAGTCGAAGCTCTTTTGAATAAAAATTGTGATGTCAATACAGTGAATAACGCTAAAGAAACTGCGTTGCACTGGGCAGCGCGATTGGGGTTTGTTGACATAACAGAAACACTTATAAATAAAGGTGCTAAAGTTAATGCTGTTGATGAAAATGGTTCCCCTGCACTGCATTGGGCTTCAGATGAAGGTTATTTAGATGTAGTCAAAGTTCTCATTAAACATAAAGCTGATCCGCATATCAAAAATGCTACACAAGATAATGCTGTTGATATCGCAGCACATAAAGGACATTTGAACGTAGTTAAATACTTGGTAGAAGAAGCCAAAGTTGATTGCATGAATACTGATGATATCGAATTCACTGCTCTACATTGGGCTGTTGTAGGAAGACATTTTGACATAGTCAAGTATTTAGTGGAAGATCAAAAAGTTAACGTTGGCGCCAACAATAAAATACCCCTGCATTATGCTGTAATAGatatagatatttttaaatatcttgCTAAATATTCTGATATCCTAGCTACTGATGATAAAGGCAATAATGTTTTACATGTTGCGGCTAATTGTGACTGCTTAGATGTCGTCAAGTATTTAGTAGAGGAGAAAAATTATGATGTGAACCAGACCAATAATGCAGGACTAACAAGCGTGCTTATAGCCGCATCTTCGAACAGTTTAGACGTTATGAAATACTTTGCCGAGAGCAAAaagataatataacataagatcGCGACCATAACTCAATTGGAGTCAGAAaaacatcaatcgcaagatgaagtaagtactcaccgggctttctgttaaacagcgtgacaggtggtgagccgtatcgccgtctataatgactCACTCTGCTGGGTGAGGCCCGAATTTCGTGTTCCATAAGTGACAACATttaatttttactaaggtgccttaaatcgcaaaccatttcgagatatttctatgatttacacaaaacacattttttcagattttttaattcagtaataatagaaatatattgaaaaatccacgaggtcagaagaggaaggcagaataagttcagacctttacataaaaactaTAACTATAACagctattgttttaaatatgcatgcaaaggtacattacattatactgccttcattctatcaatggcagaatccaattttcaaaaaatattttttgtaaatttctggtggaaaaatcttgacaagaaaaaatacgtgtcttctatttaaacaagtactttcgaaatagcacaaaaaaaccacggcataaaatttgaaatgttgtcaattatgcgttaatattagtattatccattattctattattttgtcgagacttattgtagatggaaTGAATTGTATATGTGAAATAAaggataaaaaaaacacaattttaattaaaatacattttataacacAATACAAACACTATTACACATATAAAAACATACACAaaaaaactaagccaataaagttacaaaaaatGCGATCGTTagcaaggaaagagaggaaaaggaagaccaagaagatcttacatggaacaggttaaagagaaggtgaacttcgtgtgaaagaattggcttttgatagacaagaatggagaatgtacgccgacaagagcgtggctcttaaattagtgatggtaaAACTAAACTAAGCACAAATCTCCGCCAATAAtcaaatattatgaaatatcacatttataaaagtatttttgtttatacttttcttatttatttccaaGAAAGATATAAAAATTTCTATAGTGTTTATGGCCTGGTAACGAGTGTTTTgagtcaaattttattttaaaaagtttataaagataatgctcgtgaccgtacctactacGCGattaactttgtaaaaaagcgTTTTCAAAAGAGGAGCGTGTGCTCACGCAGATTTAATGACTGACGTTTTGACGCGCAGGCCGCTCTTTTGAACGCcaattacttactttatttaaaataaaaaaaaaatacaaaatgtcaGACCGTCAACAAAgggtttttattataaataaataatggtttAAGACACTACTCATTTAAGTCAGTCAGTTCAATGATGGTAAAGTAAAGTTAAAAagcaaaatcaaataaaaaaactggTTTAGAGGTCTTGCAACCAGGCCACAAAATTGCAAAAAAGACATTAAATTTAGTGGCgccatatttgttatttattacgataatttgaaaaaggagatgtattatttataataatatagatatatgcctgaaacaaataatattatttttaatctgcttTTTTGGGTGCTTTACTTAAAAAGGGAATTTTAGGAATTTTGGGATTATCTTTTTTACAATCTTTGGGATCCTTAACCGGTGGTTTGACCGGTGGTTTAACCGGTGGTTTGACCGGCGGTTTGACCGGTGGTTTAACCGGTGGTTTAGTATCAGGAGGACATGGTTCGTCAACGGGTGGTTCAACTGGTGGTTTGACCGGTGGTAATACCGGTGGTTTTACCGGTGGTAATACCGGTGGTTTTACCGGTGGTTTGACCGGTGGTTTAACCGGTGGTAATACCGGTGGTTTGACCGGTGGTATAACTGGTGGTTCACACGGTGGTTCAACTGGTGGTTTGACCGGTGGTAATACCGGTGGTTCAACTGGTGGTTTGACCGGTGGTTCAACTGGTGGTTTAACCGGTGGTAATACCGGTGGTTTGACCGGTGGTATAACTGGTGGTTTGACCGGTGGTTCAACTGGTGGTTTGACTGGTGGATCAACTGGTGGTTTGACCGGTGGTAATACCGGTGGTTTGACCGGTGGTAATACCGGTGGTTTGACCGGTGGTTCAACAGGTGGTTTGACTGGTGGTTCAACTGGTGGTTTGACCGGTGGCAATACCGGCGGTTTGACCGGTGGTAATACCGGTGGTTTGACCGGTGGTTTAACTGGTGGTTTGACCGGTGGTATTACCGGTGGTTTGACCGGTGGTATAACTGGTGGTTTGACCGGTGGTATAACTGGTGGTTCACACGGTGGTTCAACTGGTGGTTTAACCGGTGGTTCAACCGGCGGTTCAACTGGTGGTTTGACCGGTGGTTCAATCGGCGGTTCGACCGGTGGTTTAACCGGCGGTTCAACTGGTGGTTTGACCGGTGGTTCAACCGGTGGTTCGACCGGTGGTTTAACCGGTGGTTCAACTGGTGGTTTAACCGGTGGTTCAACTGGTGGTTCGACCGGTGGTTCGACCGGTGGTTCAACTGGTGGTTTGACCGGTGGTTCAACCGGTGGTTCAACCGGCGGTTCAACCGGTGGTTCAACCGGTGGTTCGACCGGTGGTTTAACCGGTGGTTCAACTGGTGGTTTAACCGGTGGTTCAACCGGCGGTTCAACTGGTGGATTAACCGGTGGTTCAACTGGTGGTTTGACCGGTGGTTCAACCGGCGGTTCAACCGGTGGTTCAACCGGTGGTTCGACCGGTGGTTTAACCGGTGGTTCAACTGGTGGTTTAACCGGTGGTTCAACCGGCGGTTCAACTGGTGGTTTAACCGGTGGTTCAACTGGTGGTTTAACCGGTGGTTCAACTGGTGGTTCAGGAGGACATGGTTTGTCAACTGGAGGTTTATCTACGGGGGGTTTGACTGGGGGTTTCTTCTGCTTGCTGAGTTGGTTCTGGTTAGCATGCTGCTGAATGTTTTTTCCGATTGCTTGTTGTAAACCCAATTGGTTTTGATTCGACTGTTGGGGTCCATCTCCCTCTGTCAAAAAAAGGGTATATTAAAACGTGCTTCTCAATGAGGGAGCTTAACTTAACGGCCttggtggtccagtggttgagcgttgtgctcacgatccagaagtCCCAgcttcgaataccggtggggacaaatcacaaaaatcactttgtgatccctagtttctttaggacattacaggctgatcacctgattgtccaaatgtaagatgatccgtgcttcggttgttcccggttattacttactaatgtaagtacgtagtcgttacatgagtcatgtcagggacctatggcggctcaataataaccctgacaccagggttgatgggtttggtaatccacctcacaacccacacgatagaatatcATTCAGGCAGGAggggaaccactgccctatattcTCCTAAAGagtagcgtggagaatgctacaccgacaagggcgtggctcATTGTGGATCGTAGATCATTGAATAGaacagaaattgtttattataaaaggacgccacacacaaagacaagacaataagatcacttttttttttttgtgaaaatgcCACACCGGCAACAACGtggtttattgtttttttttttgacgtgaattactttataattgccgcaggtggcattaactacttggccggacaaatggggagcgctgaaggctctcacccggtacaacgtttaagacaacaaaattcaaattcaaaattcaaaaatatctttattcagttggtaacatagttatactttgaatcgtcaatttgtaCATAACgaaacgtctcattcgcctaaaactactgcagcttctcacaacctttatagccggggaaaagaagctgcaagaaaaacctcggcacagggccctagacgttctttaaaaaaataaacataaaatattggtaagatataattgagtaatttaaacaggcctgagggtgcccagttgggcgcgaacttcggctcagggcgtcgtctgagagggaaaatacttaaaagaattaatcgaccctagtgggtcgatagcgataagcgctgattgagagaagtcgtcgaccacgccggcatgTGGTTCATTGTGGAACATGGATCATTGTACTAACCTCCTTCTTGTTCCCCTTCTTGTCCCTGGTTAAGTCCTTGCACGATATCGCTTCCACTGGCTTGTTGTACACCCACTTGGTTCTGCAGGTTCTGTTGTTCACCACCGCCATCTCCCGGGCCATCAGGTGGACCGCCATCCGGGTTGCCGCAGCCCGATGAACCGCATTTAGATGGCTTGACCATTTTGTTGATACCTCCGATTGCTATATCTGAAAACGGAACGTCACCTTGTATCGGAccctgtgatccagtggttgagcattgggctcacgattcggaggcctcgtcttcgaatcccggtggggatatgacataaaaatcactttgtgattgtctgaaagtaagatgatccgtgcttcggaactttcggaaggcatgttaagccgttggtcccagttactacttactgatatacgtagtcgttacatgagtcatgtcaggggcctttggcggttcaataacaaccctgacaccagggttgatggggttggtaatccaacaacccacacggtaTAGGAAGATAGGGATGACGAACTGTCAACTTGCTGTTCATcatgtccatcttaggactattAGCTGGAGCTAACTTGTGGCTGTGCCTACCCCAAGGAGAACTACAAGCGTGTAGAAATACGTACCAACAGGAATTTTGATCACATGCGGAACTAGGAAAAAGaagcaaaaaatataatttaatttaaaacatttaatac from Pectinophora gossypiella chromosome 29, ilPecGoss1.1, whole genome shotgun sequence carries:
- the LOC126379542 gene encoding putative ankyrin repeat protein RF_0381 encodes the protein MKKNQWLQILKSIDDEEVDVNNIISKLKLDLLRTNSDIHKEWENEEFNIDYWFDVQHTYETDRTTIFNMAAKWNFKKIFNAFLALDADLNKTDAFGCSPLIVAIKKENGEIVEALLNKNCDVNTVNNAKETALHWAARLGFVDITETLINKGAKVNAVDENGSPALHWASDEGYLDVVKVLIKHKADPHIKNATQDNAVDIAAHKGHLNVVKYLVEEAKVDCMNTDDIEFTALHWAVVGRHFDIVKYLVEDQKVNVGANNKIPLHYAVIDIDIFKYLAKYSDILATDDKGNNVLHVAANCDCLDVVKYLVEEKNYDVNQTNNAGLTSVLIAASSNSLDVMKYFAESKKII
- the LOC126379446 gene encoding uncharacterized protein LOC126379446 isoform X1, yielding MHSCKLGSSSICLDYKTSRKMRVVLAVLLAVTAASSFPTIPHVIKIPVDIAIGGINKMVKPSKCGSSGCGNPDGGPPDGPGDGGGEQQNLQNQVGVQQASGSDIVQGLNQGQEGEQEGEGDGPQQSNQNQLGLQQAIGKNIQQHANQNQLSKQKKPPVKPPVDKPPVDKPCPPEPPVEPPVKPPVEPPVKPPVEPPVEPPVKPPVEPPVKPPVEPPVEPPVEPPVEPPVKPPVEPPVNPPVEPPVEPPVKPPVEPPVKPPVEPPVEPPVEPPVEPPVEPPVKPPVEPPVEPPVEPPVEPPVKPPVEPPVKPPVEPPVEPPVKPPVEPPVKPPVEPPIEPPVKPPVEPPVEPPVKPPVEPPCEPPVIPPVKPPVIPPVKPPVIPPVKPPVKPPVKPPVLPPVKPPVLPPVKPPVEPPVKPPVEPPVKPPVLPPVKPPVLPPVKPPVDPPVKPPVEPPVKPPVIPPVKPPVLPPVKPPVEPPVKPPVEPPVLPPVKPPVEPPCEPPVIPPVKPPVLPPVKPPVKPPVKPPVLPPVKPPVLPPVKPPVEPPVDEPCPPDTKPPVKPPVKPPVKPPVKPPVKPPVKDPKDCKKDNPKIPKIPFLSKAPKKAD
- the LOC126379446 gene encoding uncharacterized protein LOC126379446 isoform X2, with the translated sequence MHSCKLGSSSICLDYKTSRKMRVVLAVLLAVTAASSFPTNIAIGGINKMVKPSKCGSSGCGNPDGGPPDGPGDGGGEQQNLQNQVGVQQASGSDIVQGLNQGQEGEQEGEGDGPQQSNQNQLGLQQAIGKNIQQHANQNQLSKQKKPPVKPPVDKPPVDKPCPPEPPVEPPVKPPVEPPVKPPVEPPVEPPVKPPVEPPVKPPVEPPVEPPVEPPVEPPVKPPVEPPVNPPVEPPVEPPVKPPVEPPVKPPVEPPVEPPVEPPVEPPVEPPVKPPVEPPVEPPVEPPVEPPVKPPVEPPVKPPVEPPVEPPVKPPVEPPVKPPVEPPIEPPVKPPVEPPVEPPVKPPVEPPCEPPVIPPVKPPVIPPVKPPVIPPVKPPVKPPVKPPVLPPVKPPVLPPVKPPVEPPVKPPVEPPVKPPVLPPVKPPVLPPVKPPVDPPVKPPVEPPVKPPVIPPVKPPVLPPVKPPVEPPVKPPVEPPVLPPVKPPVEPPCEPPVIPPVKPPVLPPVKPPVKPPVKPPVLPPVKPPVLPPVKPPVEPPVDEPCPPDTKPPVKPPVKPPVKPPVKPPVKPPVKDPKDCKKDNPKIPKIPFLSKAPKKAD